In Archangium violaceum, the following are encoded in one genomic region:
- a CDS encoding TetR/AcrR family transcriptional regulator: MRKEAAKREIKQERAARTRVEIMEAAITLFARRGILATTMAELAKAIRMTPGALYWHFPTKEDLLLATIEELHARYLREFEEILGELRKMTARQQFEAFYERTLQFLRYHREYGIFFAMVSAESAYTNDRVAEAIREKLGVYVAVMENIIRYGQTKTKEFRTDMDAHVTAHTIFGGFMGALLHQNLFRDSVTYDPMLTTLERLAADGITTKR; the protein is encoded by the coding sequence ATGCGGAAGGAAGCGGCGAAGCGGGAGATCAAGCAGGAGCGCGCGGCTCGGACGCGAGTGGAAATCATGGAGGCGGCCATCACGCTGTTCGCGCGCCGCGGAATCCTCGCGACGACGATGGCCGAGTTGGCCAAGGCCATCCGGATGACGCCCGGGGCGCTCTACTGGCACTTCCCGACGAAGGAGGACCTGCTGCTGGCCACCATCGAGGAGCTGCACGCGCGCTACCTGCGTGAGTTCGAGGAGATCCTCGGCGAGCTGCGCAAGATGACGGCCCGGCAGCAGTTCGAGGCCTTCTACGAGCGGACGCTGCAGTTCCTGCGCTACCACCGGGAATACGGCATCTTCTTCGCGATGGTGTCGGCGGAGTCGGCGTACACGAACGACCGGGTGGCCGAGGCCATCCGGGAGAAGCTGGGCGTCTACGTGGCGGTGATGGAGAACATCATCCGCTACGGGCAGACGAAGACGAAGGAGTTCCGCACGGACATGGATGCGCACGTCACCGCGCACACCATCTTCGGCGGGTTCATGGGCGCGCTGCTGCACCAGAACCTGTTCCGCGATTCGGTGACGTACGACCCCATGCTCACGACACTGGAGCGGCTGGCGGCGGACGGCATCACCACGAAGCGCTGA
- a CDS encoding amidohydrolase family protein, with protein sequence MRNNPRHLLALLGTGLLLLTACPSSEECGNGRVEGKEQCDDGNTVDDDSCSNRCTTVEHQATCGNKEVEVGEACDDGNSINGDGCQNDCSLTPPEQEVLAVCGNKVREISEACDDGNKVDGDGCENNCEISRPTQEQCAAPSSLPQPEAGATCKVIEGTSGARLYMGVVLLDGKTLNGGQVLVDAQGIITCSACDCSDQAEAKDATKISCPAGVISPGLINAHEHMNFQKAPDPGREERFEHRHDWREGKDGHKAVSQGSTAGDDAQRWAELRHVMAGTTSIAGAGGLSGLVRELSATGSGKPSQEGLHEMAVNFQTFPLNDDDGKELASGCDYSAIDTPDDMPGLSAYMPHVSEGIEESARNEFRCLSGQGTGSQDVLTGRTAVIQGIGLTAAEIGKMAERGASLVWSPRSNVSLYGDTAMVTAYKQMGVNIALGTDWLQSGSMNILRELRCADYLNQVHYSKTFTDEQLWRMATASAADATDTGEKLGRIAPGKVADLAIFRLNANAFSPHRAVITARPEDVVLTVRGGKPLYGDQALMTELTKGATDACDAVDVCGTAKAACVKAETGKTFSALKDANATAYALFFCGDQPQNEPICAPQRIASTPVAASVNGSNVYNGTRRLADFDGDGIANAQDNCSIVFNPIRPMDNGKQADTDNDGVGDACDPCPLEANSTTCKAANPADRDGDGIASSTDNCPAVANADQKDSDGDGRGDACDLCAAKNPGDTACPVSIYDIKKPVNGLHPFAGYPVSIANAMVTGTAGSSGYFIQVVDEERTAGPDWSGIFVFGTSSGRKVGERITVTSAIVDHYYGQIELTNAVVTAQTATATPVPVSVTPAEVRTGGSRAQALEGVLVELTDVFVTKHEPTPGSGESAPINEYVVDIKAGTDGETVGVRVDDFMYKPTALPAVGTEYHRLRGLLNWRNGNSKVEPRGSSDFLAPAPPLASIGPAGLFSRVDSACETDGCSAIGGPLLVTLSETYAEDVTVTITSADPSKLEAANGGKVVILAGQTTAEVKLIGKAQAASVKLTATLRDSSKETTVRVLGTNEQPRLTKITPDTVIVGPGGDVTLTAWVDIPAPKDTTLALSVPEDIGTVEPTVTFTPNASTVTFVFTASQAPAISTAEILATLGDSTAKATVNINAAVPKLATLTPVGPLTLVRGTTQEFTVTLDSAALGDTPVNISAVPVTAGAAFGTVPAATVTVPKGQTSAKFIFTADTSTSTDFVPGTVTARLGAKSIPVQLTVRPPYPKPSTITPTNVRLLPGATQVYTVTLDKPAEKDGLVITFTLEPAEGLGSLSQASATIAENGTKAEVTFTAGGSFKVGKVVASNAYGSSVSANVAVTPKIVISEISGRGPTDPNSTTFGTNEYVELYNPTDTAVDLSGWKVQYKSATSTTTYSGSATIPDGKSIPAHGYFLVAHKDYVGPPAADAEYGFDMSASATGGGHIRIGPGLMSNEIDDLYVVDKVGYGTANRPEGSAAPAHPAAGGSLERKALATSDSTSMAINGADEKKGNGYDTDNNSTDWVVRTIRDPQNSSSPTEKP encoded by the coding sequence ATGCGCAACAACCCCCGCCATCTCCTGGCACTCCTCGGCACAGGATTGCTCCTGCTGACCGCCTGCCCCTCGTCCGAGGAATGCGGCAATGGCCGCGTCGAGGGCAAGGAACAATGTGACGACGGCAACACCGTCGATGACGACAGCTGTTCCAACCGGTGTACGACCGTCGAGCACCAGGCCACCTGCGGTAACAAGGAGGTGGAGGTGGGCGAGGCGTGTGACGACGGCAACTCCATCAACGGGGATGGTTGCCAGAACGACTGCAGCCTCACGCCGCCGGAGCAGGAAGTGCTGGCCGTCTGCGGCAACAAGGTCCGGGAGATCTCCGAGGCGTGTGACGACGGCAACAAGGTGGACGGGGACGGGTGCGAGAACAACTGTGAGATTTCGCGGCCGACGCAGGAGCAGTGCGCCGCGCCGTCGAGCCTGCCTCAGCCGGAGGCCGGGGCCACCTGCAAGGTGATCGAGGGGACGTCGGGCGCGCGCCTCTACATGGGCGTGGTGCTGCTGGACGGCAAGACGCTCAACGGGGGTCAGGTGCTGGTGGATGCCCAGGGCATCATCACCTGCTCGGCGTGCGACTGCTCGGACCAGGCCGAGGCCAAGGACGCGACGAAGATCTCCTGCCCCGCGGGCGTCATCTCCCCGGGTCTCATCAACGCGCACGAGCACATGAACTTCCAGAAGGCGCCGGATCCGGGCCGCGAGGAGCGCTTCGAGCACCGTCACGACTGGCGCGAGGGCAAGGATGGCCACAAGGCCGTCAGCCAGGGCAGCACCGCGGGCGATGACGCCCAGCGCTGGGCCGAGCTGCGCCATGTGATGGCCGGTACCACGTCGATCGCCGGTGCGGGCGGCCTGTCGGGCCTGGTGCGCGAGCTGTCCGCCACCGGCTCGGGCAAGCCCAGCCAGGAAGGCCTGCACGAGATGGCCGTGAACTTCCAGACCTTCCCGCTCAACGACGATGACGGCAAGGAGCTCGCGAGCGGGTGCGACTACTCGGCCATCGACACGCCGGACGACATGCCGGGGCTGTCGGCCTACATGCCGCACGTGTCCGAGGGCATCGAGGAGTCGGCGCGCAACGAGTTCCGCTGCCTCTCCGGTCAGGGCACCGGCAGCCAGGACGTGTTGACGGGGCGTACGGCCGTCATCCAGGGCATCGGCCTCACGGCGGCGGAGATCGGCAAGATGGCCGAGCGCGGCGCGAGCCTCGTCTGGTCGCCGCGCAGCAACGTGTCCCTGTACGGCGACACGGCCATGGTCACCGCCTACAAGCAGATGGGCGTGAACATCGCGCTGGGCACGGACTGGCTGCAGTCGGGCTCCATGAACATCCTGCGCGAGCTGCGGTGCGCGGACTACCTCAACCAGGTGCACTACTCGAAGACGTTCACCGACGAGCAGCTGTGGCGGATGGCCACCGCGAGCGCCGCGGATGCGACGGACACCGGGGAGAAGCTGGGCCGCATCGCTCCGGGCAAGGTGGCGGACCTGGCCATCTTCCGGCTCAACGCCAACGCGTTCTCTCCGCACCGCGCCGTCATCACCGCCAGGCCGGAGGACGTGGTCCTCACCGTGCGCGGCGGCAAGCCCCTCTATGGTGACCAGGCTCTGATGACCGAGCTGACCAAGGGCGCCACGGATGCCTGTGACGCGGTGGACGTGTGCGGCACCGCCAAGGCGGCCTGCGTGAAGGCCGAGACGGGCAAGACCTTCTCCGCCCTGAAGGACGCCAACGCCACCGCCTACGCGCTCTTCTTCTGCGGCGACCAGCCCCAGAACGAGCCCATCTGCGCTCCGCAGCGCATCGCCTCCACTCCGGTGGCCGCCTCGGTGAATGGCTCCAACGTCTACAACGGCACGCGCCGGCTCGCCGACTTCGATGGTGACGGCATCGCCAACGCGCAGGACAACTGCTCCATCGTCTTCAACCCCATCCGCCCGATGGACAACGGCAAGCAGGCGGACACCGACAATGATGGCGTGGGTGATGCCTGCGACCCGTGCCCGCTCGAGGCCAACAGCACGACCTGCAAGGCCGCCAACCCGGCCGACAGGGATGGTGACGGCATCGCCAGCTCCACCGACAACTGCCCGGCCGTGGCCAACGCGGACCAGAAGGACTCGGACGGCGACGGCAGGGGTGACGCGTGCGACCTCTGCGCCGCGAAGAACCCCGGCGACACGGCCTGCCCCGTCTCCATCTACGACATCAAGAAGCCGGTGAATGGCCTCCACCCGTTCGCGGGCTACCCGGTCTCCATCGCCAATGCGATGGTGACGGGGACGGCTGGCAGCAGCGGCTACTTCATCCAGGTGGTGGACGAGGAGCGGACCGCCGGTCCTGACTGGTCCGGCATCTTCGTCTTCGGCACCTCCTCCGGGCGCAAGGTCGGTGAGCGCATCACCGTCACCTCGGCCATCGTGGATCACTACTACGGGCAGATCGAGCTCACCAACGCCGTCGTCACTGCCCAGACCGCCACCGCCACGCCGGTGCCCGTCTCCGTCACCCCCGCCGAGGTGCGCACGGGTGGCTCGCGGGCCCAGGCGCTCGAGGGCGTCCTGGTGGAGCTCACCGACGTCTTCGTGACGAAGCACGAGCCCACCCCGGGCTCGGGCGAGAGCGCCCCCATCAACGAGTACGTCGTCGACATCAAGGCCGGCACGGATGGCGAGACCGTGGGCGTGCGCGTGGATGACTTCATGTACAAGCCCACGGCGCTTCCGGCGGTGGGCACGGAGTACCACCGGTTGCGTGGCCTGCTGAACTGGCGCAACGGCAACTCCAAGGTGGAGCCGCGCGGCTCGAGCGACTTCCTGGCGCCCGCGCCGCCGCTCGCCTCCATTGGCCCCGCGGGCCTGTTCTCCCGCGTGGACTCCGCGTGCGAGACGGATGGGTGCTCGGCCATCGGTGGGCCGCTCCTGGTGACGCTGTCCGAGACGTACGCCGAGGACGTCACGGTCACCATCACCTCCGCCGATCCGTCCAAGCTGGAGGCGGCCAACGGTGGCAAGGTGGTCATCCTCGCTGGGCAGACCACCGCCGAGGTGAAGCTCATTGGCAAGGCCCAGGCCGCCAGCGTGAAGCTGACCGCCACGCTGCGTGACTCGAGCAAGGAGACCACGGTGCGGGTGCTGGGCACCAACGAGCAGCCCAGGCTCACGAAGATCACGCCCGACACCGTCATCGTCGGACCGGGCGGAGACGTGACGCTCACCGCCTGGGTGGACATCCCCGCGCCGAAGGACACCACCCTCGCGCTCAGCGTGCCGGAGGACATCGGCACGGTGGAGCCGACGGTGACCTTCACGCCCAACGCCTCCACGGTCACCTTCGTCTTCACGGCCTCGCAAGCGCCCGCCATCAGCACGGCGGAGATCCTGGCCACGCTGGGTGACAGCACCGCGAAGGCCACGGTCAACATCAACGCCGCCGTCCCGAAGCTCGCCACCCTCACCCCGGTGGGCCCGCTGACCCTCGTGCGTGGCACTACCCAGGAGTTCACGGTGACGCTGGACAGTGCGGCGCTGGGAGACACCCCGGTGAACATCTCGGCGGTGCCCGTTACCGCGGGCGCGGCCTTCGGTACGGTGCCCGCCGCCACGGTGACGGTGCCCAAGGGGCAGACCTCGGCGAAGTTCATCTTCACCGCGGACACCAGCACGAGCACGGACTTCGTCCCGGGAACGGTCACCGCGCGGCTCGGCGCGAAGTCCATCCCCGTTCAGCTCACGGTGCGCCCGCCGTACCCGAAGCCCTCCACCATCACCCCGACCAACGTCCGGTTGCTGCCGGGTGCCACGCAGGTCTACACCGTGACGCTCGACAAGCCGGCCGAGAAGGATGGCCTCGTCATCACGTTCACCCTGGAGCCGGCCGAGGGGCTGGGCTCGCTCTCCCAGGCGAGCGCGACCATCGCCGAGAATGGCACCAAGGCCGAGGTGACGTTCACCGCGGGTGGGTCGTTCAAGGTCGGCAAGGTGGTGGCCTCCAATGCCTACGGCAGCTCGGTGTCCGCCAACGTGGCGGTCACGCCGAAGATCGTCATCAGTGAGATCTCCGGTCGTGGTCCCACGGATCCCAACAGCACCACCTTCGGCACGAACGAGTACGTCGAGCTCTACAACCCGACGGACACCGCCGTGGACCTGAGCGGCTGGAAGGTCCAGTACAAGTCCGCCACCTCCACCACGACCTATTCGGGCTCGGCCACCATCCCGGACGGCAAGAGCATCCCCGCCCACGGATACTTCCTGGTGGCTCACAAGGACTACGTGGGTCCTCCCGCGGCGGACGCGGAGTACGGGTTCGACATGTCGGCCTCGGCAACGGGTGGTGGCCACATCCGGATCGGGCCGGGCCTGATGAGCAATGAGATCGACGATTTGTATGTTGTCGACAAGGTGGGTTACGGCACGGCCAACAGGCCCGAGGGCTCGGCGGCTCCGGCCCATCCCGCGGCGGGTGGCAGCCTCGAGCGCAAGGCCCTCGCCACCTCGGACAGCACCTCGATGGCCATCAACGGCGCCGACGAGAAGAAGGGCAACGGCTACGACACGGACAACAACTCGACCGACTGGGTGGTTCGCACCATCCGCGATCCGCAGAACTCGTCGAGCCCGACCGAGAAGCCGTAA
- a CDS encoding FHA domain-containing protein has product MARSLLLSLLVRQHLALKEKFRARYPHCWLVWEAGVWNVPESSEQNHGTTRLPTSDLRDCLPSGDAMCFELALGTSGRDVLSLGRASHNVFVINDATVSREHLVLRPLPEGGWTVEALAQGGPATLGGTLLRPGQPTPMESGMQLQLGDVRLTFHDADGFSTRMGHTAALLMAQQRGPRQSPA; this is encoded by the coding sequence ATGGCGCGCTCCCTGCTGCTCTCGCTGCTCGTGCGGCAGCACCTCGCACTCAAGGAGAAATTCCGCGCCCGCTACCCTCACTGTTGGTTGGTGTGGGAGGCGGGCGTGTGGAACGTGCCGGAGAGTAGCGAGCAGAATCACGGCACCACGCGGCTGCCCACCTCGGATCTGCGCGACTGTCTGCCCTCGGGGGACGCCATGTGCTTCGAGCTGGCGCTCGGGACGAGCGGACGGGATGTGCTGTCGCTGGGGCGCGCCTCGCACAACGTGTTCGTCATCAACGACGCCACGGTGTCGCGCGAGCACCTGGTGCTGCGCCCCCTGCCGGAGGGAGGCTGGACGGTGGAGGCCCTGGCCCAGGGAGGGCCGGCGACGCTCGGCGGCACGCTGCTGCGGCCCGGCCAGCCCACGCCCATGGAGTCCGGCATGCAACTGCAGCTGGGCGACGTGCGGCTCACCTTCCACGACGCCGACGGCTTCAGCACCCGCATGGGTCACACGGCCGCGCTGCTGATGGCCCAGCAGCGTGGGCCTCGCCAGAGCCCGGCCTGA
- a CDS encoding tetratricopeptide repeat protein, protein MSSTRSLTERFVLPVLVALALVFSPLAARAADLNAGGDVEAQARARFAQGNLSYDLAEFNKALDAYSDAYRLMPLPGFLFNIAQCHRQLGNPERAAFFYRRYLTLSKGEPRNAELARELLAEMDAAARKEQERRMAREATARDQARAAALKAQAEATAARRVQDSERKRVLVPRASAAEAKTAVKGESLTKKWWVWAGAGAVALIAGGTIAYVATAPQPRPTTLGTVH, encoded by the coding sequence ATGTCATCGACCCGTTCGCTCACTGAGCGCTTCGTGCTGCCGGTGCTGGTGGCCCTGGCGCTCGTCTTCTCGCCCCTGGCCGCGCGCGCCGCCGACCTGAACGCGGGGGGCGACGTGGAGGCACAGGCCCGCGCGAGGTTCGCCCAGGGCAACCTCTCCTATGACCTGGCCGAGTTCAACAAGGCCCTGGACGCCTACAGCGATGCGTACCGGCTGATGCCGCTGCCGGGCTTCCTCTTCAACATCGCCCAGTGCCACCGGCAGCTGGGCAACCCCGAGCGCGCCGCCTTCTTCTACCGGCGCTACCTGACCCTCTCCAAGGGTGAGCCACGCAACGCCGAGCTGGCCCGCGAGCTGCTCGCGGAGATGGACGCGGCGGCGCGCAAGGAGCAGGAGCGGCGCATGGCGCGGGAGGCGACGGCGAGGGATCAGGCCAGGGCCGCGGCGCTGAAGGCGCAGGCGGAGGCCACCGCCGCGCGCCGGGTGCAGGACTCCGAGCGCAAGCGCGTCCTGGTGCCCCGGGCCTCGGCGGCGGAGGCGAAGACGGCGGTGAAGGGCGAGAGCCTGACGAAGAAGTGGTGGGTGTGGGCGGGGGCGGGCGCCGTGGCGCTGATCGCCGGTGGCACCATCGCCTATGTGGCCACCGCTCCCCAGCCGCGCCCCACGACGCTGGGCACCGTCCACTAG
- a CDS encoding serine/threonine protein kinase: MGGDDVISGTVLSSSFRSTEGSTVVDRELREGEVLGSYQLERLLGEGSMGQVFQARHVRLGRQVALKVLRPAFAHDNGFVRRFFQEAHAVNRINHEHIVEIFDFVEDAQHGHVYCVMELLRGQNLSSLVKEEQLSVMRIRRITVQVCAALGAAHQLGVVHRDVKPDNLFITHKGGQADFVKVLDFGVAKLLTAENTSGTLDGTIIGTPTYMSPEQAAGLPVDHRADIYAVGAVLYEMLSGQPPYLASNFGQLMVKIITAPPPALPSHTPSGEPVPQSLAQLTLRCLAKEPADRPQSLAEVITVLLADTVPEPIPEDRRPTQPLPVPGWLSGARRRGMAIAAGVLAVSLAGLALWPRAEHASSPDTVEASTPVALPSSSEHEARLDSPAALEELPALEEPRAPRDAARGPVRTNVHRKQKAGMRDDVIDPFAH, from the coding sequence ATGGGCGGCGACGACGTCATCTCGGGCACCGTGCTCTCCAGCAGCTTCCGCTCTACCGAAGGTTCAACGGTCGTGGACCGGGAGCTTCGGGAAGGAGAAGTGCTGGGCAGCTACCAACTGGAGCGCCTGCTGGGCGAGGGCTCCATGGGACAGGTATTCCAGGCCCGCCACGTGCGGCTGGGGCGCCAGGTGGCCCTCAAGGTGCTGCGTCCCGCCTTCGCCCATGACAATGGCTTCGTGCGGCGCTTCTTCCAGGAGGCGCACGCCGTCAATCGGATCAACCACGAGCACATCGTGGAGATCTTCGACTTCGTGGAGGACGCGCAGCACGGGCACGTCTACTGCGTGATGGAGCTGCTGCGGGGGCAGAACCTCTCTTCCCTGGTGAAAGAAGAGCAGCTGTCGGTGATGCGCATCCGCCGCATCACGGTGCAGGTGTGCGCGGCGCTGGGCGCGGCGCACCAGCTCGGGGTGGTGCACCGGGACGTCAAGCCGGACAACCTCTTCATCACCCACAAGGGCGGGCAGGCGGACTTCGTCAAGGTGCTCGACTTCGGGGTGGCCAAGCTCCTCACCGCCGAGAACACCAGCGGCACGCTGGATGGCACCATCATCGGCACGCCTACGTACATGTCGCCGGAGCAGGCCGCGGGCCTGCCGGTGGACCACCGCGCGGACATCTACGCCGTGGGCGCCGTCCTCTACGAGATGCTCTCCGGGCAGCCGCCCTATCTGGCGTCCAACTTCGGCCAGCTGATGGTGAAGATCATCACCGCGCCGCCGCCGGCGCTGCCCTCGCACACGCCCTCGGGAGAGCCGGTGCCGCAGTCGCTGGCGCAGCTCACCCTGCGCTGCCTGGCCAAGGAGCCCGCGGATCGTCCGCAGTCGCTCGCCGAGGTCATCACCGTGCTGCTGGCGGACACGGTGCCGGAGCCCATCCCGGAGGATCGCCGGCCCACCCAGCCGCTGCCCGTTCCCGGGTGGCTGTCCGGTGCGCGGCGCCGGGGGATGGCGATCGCCGCGGGCGTGCTGGCGGTGAGCCTCGCCGGGCTCGCCCTCTGGCCGCGCGCGGAGCACGCCTCCTCTCCGGACACGGTGGAGGCGTCCACGCCGGTCGCCCTCCCTTCTTCCAGTGAGCACGAGGCGCGGCTCGATTCGCCCGCGGCCCTCGAGGAGCTGCCCGCCCTGGAGGAGCCGCGCGCTCCTCGGGACGCGGCACGAGGGCCCGTGCGCACCAACGTCCACCGCAAGCAGAAGGCAGGGATGCGCGATGATGTCATCGACCCGTTCGCTCACTGA
- a CDS encoding PEGA domain-containing protein, producing MRTPVVYVAGLLALALAAGPARAQEGLGLDLSGDSNGQKPNEQQDSEDAQLDTGNLGLDLSGSTSGVDLRSRFAFLGVDTPDRAGAAVSKRWLGWLQAVAFRSGVSRAADVGESRSQLGADYDSALRCGEASCFGPAAETLDADLLTTARLAQEDGTWTLRLWTYDRDRGVVETDVVTGRKANDGNFIRESGNVLTKRLTGLARQRSLLKVSSNVPQAVVRVGERMLGVGKVEAKLPPGEVQLIVEADDYSTYTKTLTLAPGATEEVQVRLELNGPSPDGPPADAVAVVKKSSKKSSSGGPSVFSRPALYTTVVGLAAVGAGVALGMSARNAAATGVDGQGVQSLTRSEYLAARQQSMLASGLMAGGGAVAAGSLLWLIIVPARSEPASSSLAPVTSGAGKGSTDLHLVIGGSF from the coding sequence ATGCGTACCCCCGTCGTGTATGTGGCTGGACTGCTGGCGCTGGCGCTCGCCGCCGGGCCCGCCAGGGCCCAGGAAGGCCTCGGGCTGGATCTCTCCGGAGACTCGAACGGCCAGAAACCCAACGAGCAGCAGGACTCCGAGGACGCCCAGCTGGACACGGGCAACCTGGGCCTGGACCTGAGCGGGAGCACCTCGGGCGTGGATCTGCGCTCGCGCTTCGCCTTCCTGGGCGTGGACACGCCGGATCGCGCGGGTGCCGCGGTGTCGAAGCGGTGGCTGGGCTGGCTGCAGGCCGTGGCGTTCCGCTCCGGCGTGTCGAGGGCCGCCGACGTGGGCGAGTCCCGCAGCCAGCTCGGGGCGGACTACGACTCGGCGCTGCGCTGCGGGGAGGCCTCGTGCTTCGGGCCGGCCGCCGAGACGCTCGACGCGGACCTGCTCACCACCGCGCGCCTGGCGCAGGAGGACGGGACGTGGACGCTGCGGCTGTGGACGTATGACCGGGACCGGGGCGTGGTGGAGACGGACGTGGTGACGGGCCGCAAGGCCAATGACGGCAACTTCATCCGCGAGTCCGGCAACGTGCTGACGAAGCGGCTGACGGGGCTGGCCCGGCAGCGCTCCCTGTTGAAGGTGTCCAGCAATGTGCCGCAAGCGGTGGTGCGCGTGGGCGAGCGCATGCTGGGCGTGGGCAAGGTGGAGGCGAAGCTGCCGCCCGGCGAGGTGCAGCTCATCGTCGAGGCCGACGACTACAGCACCTATACGAAGACGCTGACGCTCGCCCCCGGCGCGACGGAGGAGGTGCAGGTGCGGCTGGAGCTCAACGGCCCCTCGCCGGACGGGCCGCCGGCGGACGCGGTGGCGGTGGTGAAGAAGTCGAGCAAGAAGTCCTCCTCGGGAGGGCCCTCCGTCTTCAGCCGGCCCGCGCTCTACACCACGGTGGTGGGACTGGCGGCGGTGGGCGCGGGCGTGGCGCTGGGGATGAGCGCCCGGAACGCCGCCGCCACGGGCGTGGACGGGCAGGGCGTGCAGAGCCTCACCCGGAGCGAGTACCTGGCCGCCCGGCAGCAGTCGATGCTCGCCTCGGGGCTCATGGCGGGAGGCGGCGCGGTGGCCGCCGGCAGCCTGCTGTGGCTCATCATCGTTCCGGCGCGCTCCGAGCCCGCCTCCTCGTCGCTGGCCCCCGTGACCTCCGGGGCGGGCAAGGGCAGCACGGACCTCCACCTCGTCATTGGCGGGAGCTTCTGA
- a CDS encoding M20 family metallopeptidase, translating to MGNSLVEAETMREMGEAAASWLVGRLGEMEEALSSLVEVNSWTENAEGGRKVGALLREQFAMPGLEAEVVRSTRYADHLVFRSKGKAGLKPVALVGHLDTVFPPGKFEGYRRDGALRRGPGVLDMKGGLVVIAWALKSLAASGGLESLPPLRLVVVSDEEVGSPEGADVIRKAIDGADACLVFESGRAGDAIITRRKGTGMATAVAQGKAAHAGNNHQDGANALWALARFVDRVQQLTDYPRGITVNVGRVTGGQGKNTVPDHAVAEVDLRFCTRADGEDLVRRFRQAAEEAASGVPGTRIEVNGGVAREPLERTEASAALMAAYGSCAHASGLGHAEAALVGGGSDASTSSSMGIPSIDGLGPRGKGFHTVDEFIEVDTLIPKAQALARYLASRAG from the coding sequence GTGGGAAACTCCTTGGTGGAGGCCGAGACGATGCGCGAGATGGGTGAAGCGGCGGCCAGCTGGTTGGTGGGCAGGCTGGGGGAGATGGAAGAGGCGCTCTCCTCGTTGGTGGAGGTCAACTCCTGGACGGAGAACGCGGAGGGCGGCCGCAAGGTCGGTGCCCTGCTGCGCGAGCAGTTCGCCATGCCCGGGCTCGAGGCCGAGGTGGTGCGCAGCACGCGGTACGCGGACCACCTGGTGTTCCGCTCCAAGGGGAAGGCGGGGCTCAAGCCGGTGGCGCTGGTGGGCCACCTGGACACCGTGTTCCCCCCGGGCAAGTTCGAGGGCTACCGGCGTGATGGGGCGCTGCGGCGCGGTCCCGGCGTGCTGGACATGAAGGGCGGCCTCGTCGTCATCGCCTGGGCCCTCAAGTCGCTCGCGGCGTCGGGCGGGCTGGAGTCACTGCCCCCGCTGCGGCTGGTGGTGGTGTCGGACGAGGAGGTGGGCTCGCCCGAGGGCGCGGACGTCATCCGCAAGGCCATCGATGGGGCGGACGCCTGTCTCGTCTTCGAGTCGGGCCGGGCCGGGGACGCCATCATCACCCGACGCAAGGGCACCGGCATGGCCACGGCGGTGGCGCAGGGCAAGGCGGCCCACGCGGGCAACAACCACCAGGATGGGGCCAATGCCCTCTGGGCGCTCGCCCGCTTCGTGGACCGGGTGCAGCAACTCACGGACTACCCGCGCGGCATCACCGTCAACGTGGGCCGGGTGACGGGGGGCCAGGGGAAGAACACGGTGCCGGACCACGCCGTGGCCGAGGTGGACCTGCGCTTCTGCACCCGCGCGGACGGCGAGGATCTGGTGCGGCGCTTCCGCCAGGCGGCGGAGGAGGCGGCGTCCGGCGTCCCCGGCACCCGCATCGAGGTGAATGGCGGCGTGGCCCGCGAGCCCCTGGAGCGCACCGAGGCCTCCGCGGCGCTGATGGCGGCGTATGGCTCCTGCGCCCATGCCTCCGGGCTGGGTCATGCCGAGGCTGCCCTGGTGGGGGGCGGCTCGGATGCCAGCACCTCGTCCTCCATGGGGATTCCGTCCATCGACGGGCTCGGTCCCCGCGGCAAGGGCTTCCACACGGTGGATGAGTTCATCGAGGTGGACACGCTCATCCCCAAGGCCCAGGCCCTGGCGCGCTACCTCGCCTCGCGCGCGGGATGA
- a CDS encoding host attachment protein, whose amino-acid sequence MADALWILVANASRAKLFATDERAERWDLREEFQHEESRMPSRELMGQFDNPNAGTLHKPQPENEPDARHQLEHERFARELAQRLERGLNDHAYDRLVIAAPPEFLGRLRKMISRRVHQRLMLDMRADYVNVPERELPERIPLS is encoded by the coding sequence ATGGCGGACGCGCTGTGGATTCTGGTGGCCAATGCGAGCCGGGCCAAACTCTTCGCGACGGACGAGCGGGCGGAGCGGTGGGACCTGCGCGAGGAGTTCCAGCACGAGGAGAGCCGGATGCCCTCCCGGGAGCTGATGGGCCAATTCGACAACCCCAACGCTGGCACGCTGCACAAGCCCCAGCCGGAGAACGAGCCTGATGCGCGCCACCAGCTGGAGCACGAGCGCTTCGCCCGTGAGCTCGCCCAGCGGCTGGAGCGAGGACTGAACGACCATGCGTATGACCGCCTGGTCATCGCCGCTCCTCCCGAGTTCCTCGGCCGGCTGCGCAAGATGATCAGCCGCCGCGTGCACCAGCGGCTCATGCTCGACATGCGCGCCGACTACGTGAACGTGCCGGAGCGGGAACTGCCCGAGCGCATTCCGCTCTCCTAG